The following are encoded together in the Dickeya lacustris genome:
- a CDS encoding phage tail protein I, whose amino-acid sequence MNNSLLPPSASDFMRNVASSTQRLSEIAVDLDTLWSAERCPAQLLPYLAWALSVDRWDKRWSEQTKRYVIKAAWLVHRQKGTLAALRRVVEPFGYLIRITEWWQTGDAPGTFRLDIGVQDSGITEEVFLELERLIADAKPVSRHLLGLAIHLDSMGVLPVSVGQYSGDALTVYPYVPETIITGGADIHAAAVHLSDNVSVNA is encoded by the coding sequence ATGAATAACAGCCTGTTGCCCCCATCCGCCAGTGACTTTATGCGCAACGTCGCCAGCTCCACCCAACGCCTGAGTGAGATAGCGGTTGACCTCGATACGTTATGGAGCGCAGAGCGCTGCCCGGCGCAATTACTGCCGTACCTCGCCTGGGCGCTGTCGGTTGACCGCTGGGACAAACGCTGGTCGGAACAGACCAAACGTTATGTGATCAAGGCGGCCTGGCTTGTGCACCGCCAGAAAGGCACCCTCGCGGCGCTGCGCCGTGTCGTCGAGCCGTTTGGCTACCTGATTCGAATCACTGAGTGGTGGCAAACTGGCGACGCGCCCGGCACTTTCCGGCTGGATATCGGCGTACAGGATAGCGGCATTACCGAAGAGGTTTTTCTCGAGCTTGAGCGGCTGATCGCCGATGCAAAACCGGTGAGTCGTCACCTTCTAGGGCTTGCTATCCACCTCGACAGCATGGGCGTGCTGCCTGTCAGCGTAGGGCAGTACAGCGGCGATGCACTGACCGTTTACCCGTATGTCCCCGAAACAATTATCACCGGCGGTGCGGATATACACGCAGCGGCGGTACATCTGTCTGACAATGTGAGCGTGAACGCATGA